A stretch of Homo sapiens chromosome 12, GRCh38.p14 Primary Assembly DNA encodes these proteins:
- the PITPNM2 gene encoding membrane-associated phosphatidylinositol transfer protein 2 isoform X3: MIIKEYRIPLPMTVEEYRIAQLYMIQVLLSPQKKSRNETYGEGSGVEILENRPYTDGPGGSGQYTHKVYHVGMHIPSWFRSILPKAALRVVEESWNAYPYTRTRFTCPFVEKFSIDIETFYKTDAGENPDVFNLSPVEKNQLTIDFIDIVKDPVPHNEYKTEEDPKLFQSTKTQRGPLSENWIEEYKKQVFPIMCAYKLCKVEFRYWGMQSKIERFIHDTGLRRVMVRAHRQAWCWQDEWYGLSMENIRELEKEAQLMLSRKMAQFNEDGEEATELVKHEAVSDQTSGEPPEPSSSNGEPLVGRGLKKQWSTSSKSSRSSKRGASPSRHSISEWRMQSIARDSDESSDDEFFDAHEDLSDTEEMFPKDITKWSSNDLMDKIESPEPEDTQDGLYRQGAPEFRVASSVEQLNIIEDEVSQPLAAPPSKIHVLLLVLHGGTILDTGAGDPSSKKGDANTIANVFDTVMRVHYPSALGRLAIRLVPCPPVCSDAFALVSNLSPYSHDEGCLSSSQDHIPLAALPLLATSSPQYQEAVATVIQRANLAYGDFIKSQEGMTFNGQVCLIGDCVGGILAFDALCYSNQPVSESQSSSRRGSVVSMQDNDLLSPGILMNAAHCCGGGGGGGGGGGSSGGGGSSGGSSLESSRHLSRSNVDIPRSNGTEDPKRQLPRKRSDSSTYELDTIQQHQAFLSSSSTMLDGTGALGRFDFEITDLFLFGCPLGLVLALRKTVIPALDVFQLRPACQQVYNLFHPADPSASRLEPLLERRFHALPPFSVPRYQRYPLGDGCSTLLVETVQRNPELVLEGGPLAPLPHGDGFLETSMPVPAPTWQDGPRPGCAESDVLQTHNAAFQEHGAPSSPGTAPASRGFRRASEISIASQVSGMAESYTASSIAQKAPDALSHTPSVRRLSLLALPAPSPTTPGPHPPARKASPGLERAPGLPELDIGEVAAKWWGQKRIDYALYCPDALTAFPTVALPHLFHASYWESTDVVSFLLRQVMRHDNSSILELDGKEVSVFTPSKPREKWQRKRTHVKLRNVTANHRINDALANEDGPQVLTGRFMYGPLDMVTLTGEKVDVHIMTQPPSGEWLYLDTLVTNNSGRVSYTIPESHRLGVGVYPIKMVVRGDHTFADSYITVLPKGTEFVVFSIDGSFAASVSIMGSDPKVRAGAVDVVRHWQDLGYLIIYVTGRPDMQKQRVVAWLAQHNFPHGVVSFCDGLVHDPLRHKANFLKLLISELHLRVHAAYGSTKDVAVYSAISLSPMQIYIVGRPTKKLQQQCQFITDGYAAHLAQLKYSHRARPARNTATRMALRKGSFGLPGQGDFLRSRNHLLRTISAQPSGPSHRHERTQSQADGEQRGQRSMSVAAGCWGRAMTGRLEPGAAAGPK, translated from the exons GTGCTTTTGTCCCCACAGAAGAAGAGCCGTAACGAGACATATGGCGAAGGCAGCGGCGTGGAGATCCTGGAGAACCGGCCGTACACAGATGGCCCAGGCGGCTCTGGGCAGTACACACACAAGGTGTATCATGTGGGCATGCACATTCCCAGCTGGTTCCGCTCCATCCTGCCCAAGGCAGCCCTGCGGGTGGTGGAGGAGTCTTGGAATGCCTACCCCTACACCCGAACCAG GTTCACCTGTCCTTTCGTGGAGAAATTCTCCATCGACATTGAAACCTTTTATAAAACTGATGCTGGAGAAAACCCCGACGTGTTCAACCTCTCTCCTGTGGAAAAGAACCAGCTGACAATCG ACTTCATCGACATTGTCAAAGACCCTGTGCCCCACAACGAGTATAAGACAGAAGAGGACCCCAAGCTGTTCCAGTCAACCAAGACCCAGCGGGGGCCCCTGTCCGAGAACTGGATCGAGGAGTACAAGAAGCAGGTCTTCCCCATCATGTGCGCATACAAGCTCTGCAAGGTGGAGTTCCGCTACTGGGGCATGCAGTCCAAGATCGAGAGGTTCATCCACGACACCG GACTACGGAGGGTGATGGTGCGGGCTCACCGGCAGGCCTGGTGCTGGCAGGACGAGTGGTATGGGCTGAGCATGGAGAACATCCGGGAGCTGGAGAAGGAGGCACAGCTCATGCTTTCCCGTAAGATGGCCCAGTTCAATGAGGATGGTGAGGAGGCCACTGAGCTCGTCAAGCACGAAGCCGTCTCGGACCAGACCTCTGGGGAGCCCCCGGAGCCCAGCAGCAGCAATGGGGAGCCCCTAGTGGGGCGCGGCCTCAAGAAACAGTGGTCCACATCCTCCAAGTCGTCTCGGTCGTCCAAGCGGGGAG CGAGTCCTTCCCGCCACAGCATCTCAGAGTGGAGGATGCAGAGTATTGCCAGGGACTCGGATGAGAGCTCAGATGATGAGTTCTTCGATGCGCACG agGACCTGTCCGACACAGAGGAAATGTTCCCCAAGGACATCACCAAGTGGAGCTCCAATGACCTCATGGACAAGATCGAGAGCCCAGAGCCGGAAGACACACAAG ATGGTCTGTACCGCCAGGGTGCCCCTGAGTTCAGGGTGGCCTCCAGTGTGGAGCAGCTGAACATCATAGAG GACGAGGTTAGCCAGCCGCTGGCTGCACCGCCCTCCAAGATCCACGTGCTGCTACTGGTGCTGCACGGAGGCACCATCCTGGACACAGGCGCCGGGGACCCCAGCTCCAAGAAGGGCGATGCTAACACCATCGCCAACGTGTTCGACACCGTCATGCGCGTGCACTACCCCAGCGCCCTGGGCCGCCTTGCCATCCGCCTGGTGCCCTGCCCGCCCGTCTGCTCTGACGCCTTTGCCCTGGTCTCCAA cctcagcccctaCAGCCATGACGAAGGCTGTCTGTCCAGCAGTCAGGACCACATTCCCCTGGCTGCCCTCCCCCTGCTGGCCACCTCCTCCCCCCAGTACCAGGAGGCAGTTGCCACAGTGATTCAGCGAGCCAACCTTGCCTATGGGGACTTCATCAAGTCCCAGGAGGGCATGACCTTCAATGGGCAG GTCTGCCTGATTGGGGACTGCGTCGGGGGCATCCTGGCATTTGATGCCCTGTGCTACAGTAACCAGCCGGTGTCTGAGAGTCAGAGCAGCAGCCGCCGGGGCAGCGTGGTCAGCATGCAG GACAATGACCTGCTGTCCCCGGGCATCCTGATGAATGCAGCACACTGCTGCGGTGGTGGCGGTGGCGGCGGTGGcggtggtggcagcagtggtggtggtggcagtagtGGTGGCTCCAGCCTGGAGAGCAGTCGGCACCTGAGCCGAAGCAACGTCGACATCCCCCGCAGCAACGGCACTGAGGACCCCAAAAGGCAACTGCCCCGCAAGAGGAGCGACTCATCCACCTACGAGCTGGATACCATCCAGCAGCACCAGGCCTTCCTGTCcag CAGCTCCACCATGCTGGATGGCACAGGTGCCCTGGGCAGGTTTGACTTTGAGATCACCGACCTCTTCCTCTTCGGGTGCCCGCTGGGGCTGGTCCTGGCCTTGAGGAAGACTGTCATCCCAGCCCTGGATG ttttCCAGCTGCGGCCGGCCTGCCAGCAAGTCTACAACCTCTTCCACCCCGCGGACCCGTCAGCTTCACGCCTGGAGCCGCTGCTGGAACGGCGCTTTCACGCCCTGCCGCCTTTCAGCGTCCCCCGCTACCAACGCTACCCGCTGGGGGATGGCTGCTCCACGCTGCTGG TCGAGACCGTGCAGAGAAACCCTGAGCTGGTCCTGGAGGGCGGCCCCCTGGCCCCTCTCCCCCACGGGGACGGCTTCCTGGAAACCAGTATGCCTGTTCCCGCGCCCACCTGGCAAGACGGGCCCCGCCCGGGCTGTGCCGAGT CGGATGTGCTCCAGACCCACAATGCAGCCTTCCAAGAGCATGGCGCCCCCTCCTCGCCGGGCACTGCCCCTGCCAGTCGTGGCTTCCGCCGAGCCAGTGAGATCAGCATCGCCAGCCAGGTGTCAGGCATGGCTGAGAGCTACACGGCATCCAGCATCGCCCAGA AGGCCCCCGATGCGCTCAGCCATACCCCCAGCGTCAGGCGTCTGTCCCTGCTCGCCCTGcccgcccccagccccaccacccctggcccccACCCTCCAGCCAGGAAGGCAAGCCCTGGCCTGGAGAGGGCCCCTGGCCTCCCTGAGCTGGACATTGGAGAAG TCGCTGCAAAGTGGTGGGGCCAGAAGCGGATCGACTACGCCCTGTACTGCCCTGACGCCCTCACGGCCTTCCCCACGGTGGCTCTGCCTCACCTCTTCCACGCCAGCTACTGGGAGTCAACAGACGTGGTCTCCTTTCTGCTGAGACAG GTCATGAGGCATGACAACTCCAGCATCTTGGAGCTGGATGGCAAGGAAGTGTCGGTGTTCACCCCCTCAAAGCCAAGGGAGAAGTGGCAGCGCAAGCGGACCCACGTGAAGCTGCGG AACGTGACGGCCAACCACCGGATCAATGATGCCCTTGCCAATGAGGACGGCCCCCAGGTTCTGACGGGCAGGTTCATGTATGGGCCCCTGGACATGGTCACCCTGACTGGGGAGAAG GTGGATGTGCACATCATGACCCAGCCGCCCTCAGGCGAGTGGCTCTACCTGGATACGCTGGTGACCAACAACAGTGGGCGTGTCTCCTACACCATCCCTGAGTCGCACCGCCTGGGCGTGGGTGTCTACCCTATCAAGATGGTGGTCAG GGGAGACCACACGTTTGCCGACAGCTACATCACCGTGCTGCCCAAGGGCACAGAGTTCGTGGTCTTCAGCATCGACGGTTCCTTTGCCGCTAGCGTGTCCATCATGGGCAGCGACCCCAAGGTGCGGGCCGGGGCCGTGGACGTGGTGCG GCACTGGCAGGACCTGGGCTACCTCATCATCTACGTGACGGGCCGGCCCGACATGCAGAAGCAGCGGGTGGTGGCGTGGCTGGCCCAGCACAACTTCCCCCATGGCGTGGTGTCCTTCTGTGACGGCCTGGTGCATGACCCGCTGCGGCACAAGGCCAACTTCCTGAAGCTGCTCATCTCCGAG CTGCACCTGCGCGTGCACGCGGCCTATGGCTCCACCAAGGACGTGGCGGTGTACAGCGCCATTAGCCTGTCCCCCATGCAGATCTACATCGTGGGCCGGCCCACCAAGAAGCTGCAGCAGCAGTGCCAG TTCATCACGGATGGCTACGCGGCCCACCTGGCGCAGCTGAAGTACAGCCACCGGGCGCGGCCCGCTCGCAACACGGCCACCCGCATGGCGCTGCGCAAGGGCAGCTTCGGCCTGCCCGGCCAGGGCGACTTTCTGCGCTCCCGGAACCACCTGCTTCGCACCATCTCGGCCCAGCCCAGCGGGCCCAGCCACCGGCACGAGCGGACACAGAGCCAGGCGGATGGCGAGCAGCGGGGCCAGCGCAGCATGAGTGTGGCGGCCGGCTGCTGGGGCCGCGCCATGACTGGCCGCCTGGAGCCGGGGGCAGCCGCGGGCCCCAAGTAG
- the PITPNM2 gene encoding membrane-associated phosphatidylinositol transfer protein 2 isoform 2 (isoform 2 is encoded by transcript variant 11): MIIKEYRIPLPMTVEEYRIAQLYMIQKKSRNETYGEGSGVEILENRPYTDGPGGSGQYTHKVYHVGMHIPSWFRSILPKAALRVVEESWNAYPYTRTRFTCPFVEKFSIDIETFYKTDAGENPDVFNLSPVEKNQLTIDFIDIVKDPVPHNEYKTEEDPKLFQSTKTQRGPLSENWIEEYKKQVFPIMCAYKLCKVEFRYWGMQSKIERFIHDTGLRRVMVRAHRQAWCWQDEWYGLSMENIRELEKEAQLMLSRKMAQFNEDGEEATELVKHEAVSDQTSGEPPEPSSSNGEPLVGRGLKKQWSTSSKSSRSSKRGASPSRHSISEWRMQSIARDSDESSDDEFFDAHEDLSDTEEMFPKDITKWSSNDLMDKIESPEPEDTQDGLYRQGAPEFRVASSVEQLNIIEDEVSQPLAAPPSKIHVLLLVLHGGTILDTGAGDPSSKKGDANTIANVFDTVMRVHYPSALGRLAIRLVPCPPVCSDAFALVSNLSPYSHDEGCLSSSQDHIPLAALPLLATSSPQYQEAVATVIQRANLAYGDFIKSQEGMTFNGQVCLIGDCVGGILAFDALCYSNQPVSESQSSSRRGSVVSMQDNDLLSPGILMNAAHCCGGGGGGGGGGGSSGGGGSSGGSSLESSRHLSRSNVDIPRSNGTEDPKRQLPRKRSDSSTYELDTIQQHQAFLSSLHASVLRTEPCSRHSSSSTMLDGTGALGRFDFEITDLFLFGCPLGLVLALRKTVIPALDVFQLRPACQQVYNLFHPADPSASRLEPLLERRFHALPPFSVPRYQRYPLGDGCSTLLVETVQRNPELVLEGGPLAPLPHGDGFLETSMPVPAPTWQDGPRPGCAESDVLQTHNAAFQEHGAPSSPGTAPASRGFRRASEISIASQVSGMAESYTASSIAQIAAKWWGQKRIDYALYCPDALTAFPTVALPHLFHASYWESTDVVSFLLRQVMRHDNSSILELDGKEVSVFTPSKPREKWQRKRTHVKLRNVTANHRINDALANEDGPQVLTGRFMYGPLDMVTLTGEKVDVHIMTQPPSGEWLYLDTLVTNNSGRVSYTIPESHRLGVGVYPIKMVVRGDHTFADSYITVLPKGTEFVVFSIDGSFAASVSIMGSDPKVRAGAVDVVRHWQDLGYLIIYVTGRPDMQKQRVVAWLAQHNFPHGVVSFCDGLVHDPLRHKANFLKLLISELHLRVHAAYGSTKDVAVYSAISLSPMQIYIVGRPTKKLQQQCQFITDGYAAHLAQLKYSHRARPARNTATRMALRKGSFGLPGQGDFLRSRNHLLRTISAQPSGPSHRHERTQSQADGEQRGQRSMSVAAGCWGRAMTGRLEPGAAAGPK; the protein is encoded by the exons AAGAAGAGCCGTAACGAGACATATGGCGAAGGCAGCGGCGTGGAGATCCTGGAGAACCGGCCGTACACAGATGGCCCAGGCGGCTCTGGGCAGTACACACACAAGGTGTATCATGTGGGCATGCACATTCCCAGCTGGTTCCGCTCCATCCTGCCCAAGGCAGCCCTGCGGGTGGTGGAGGAGTCTTGGAATGCCTACCCCTACACCCGAACCAG GTTCACCTGTCCTTTCGTGGAGAAATTCTCCATCGACATTGAAACCTTTTATAAAACTGATGCTGGAGAAAACCCCGACGTGTTCAACCTCTCTCCTGTGGAAAAGAACCAGCTGACAATCG ACTTCATCGACATTGTCAAAGACCCTGTGCCCCACAACGAGTATAAGACAGAAGAGGACCCCAAGCTGTTCCAGTCAACCAAGACCCAGCGGGGGCCCCTGTCCGAGAACTGGATCGAGGAGTACAAGAAGCAGGTCTTCCCCATCATGTGCGCATACAAGCTCTGCAAGGTGGAGTTCCGCTACTGGGGCATGCAGTCCAAGATCGAGAGGTTCATCCACGACACCG GACTACGGAGGGTGATGGTGCGGGCTCACCGGCAGGCCTGGTGCTGGCAGGACGAGTGGTATGGGCTGAGCATGGAGAACATCCGGGAGCTGGAGAAGGAGGCACAGCTCATGCTTTCCCGTAAGATGGCCCAGTTCAATGAGGATGGTGAGGAGGCCACTGAGCTCGTCAAGCACGAAGCCGTCTCGGACCAGACCTCTGGGGAGCCCCCGGAGCCCAGCAGCAGCAATGGGGAGCCCCTAGTGGGGCGCGGCCTCAAGAAACAGTGGTCCACATCCTCCAAGTCGTCTCGGTCGTCCAAGCGGGGAG CGAGTCCTTCCCGCCACAGCATCTCAGAGTGGAGGATGCAGAGTATTGCCAGGGACTCGGATGAGAGCTCAGATGATGAGTTCTTCGATGCGCACG agGACCTGTCCGACACAGAGGAAATGTTCCCCAAGGACATCACCAAGTGGAGCTCCAATGACCTCATGGACAAGATCGAGAGCCCAGAGCCGGAAGACACACAAG ATGGTCTGTACCGCCAGGGTGCCCCTGAGTTCAGGGTGGCCTCCAGTGTGGAGCAGCTGAACATCATAGAG GACGAGGTTAGCCAGCCGCTGGCTGCACCGCCCTCCAAGATCCACGTGCTGCTACTGGTGCTGCACGGAGGCACCATCCTGGACACAGGCGCCGGGGACCCCAGCTCCAAGAAGGGCGATGCTAACACCATCGCCAACGTGTTCGACACCGTCATGCGCGTGCACTACCCCAGCGCCCTGGGCCGCCTTGCCATCCGCCTGGTGCCCTGCCCGCCCGTCTGCTCTGACGCCTTTGCCCTGGTCTCCAA cctcagcccctaCAGCCATGACGAAGGCTGTCTGTCCAGCAGTCAGGACCACATTCCCCTGGCTGCCCTCCCCCTGCTGGCCACCTCCTCCCCCCAGTACCAGGAGGCAGTTGCCACAGTGATTCAGCGAGCCAACCTTGCCTATGGGGACTTCATCAAGTCCCAGGAGGGCATGACCTTCAATGGGCAG GTCTGCCTGATTGGGGACTGCGTCGGGGGCATCCTGGCATTTGATGCCCTGTGCTACAGTAACCAGCCGGTGTCTGAGAGTCAGAGCAGCAGCCGCCGGGGCAGCGTGGTCAGCATGCAG GACAATGACCTGCTGTCCCCGGGCATCCTGATGAATGCAGCACACTGCTGCGGTGGTGGCGGTGGCGGCGGTGGcggtggtggcagcagtggtggtggtggcagtagtGGTGGCTCCAGCCTGGAGAGCAGTCGGCACCTGAGCCGAAGCAACGTCGACATCCCCCGCAGCAACGGCACTGAGGACCCCAAAAGGCAACTGCCCCGCAAGAGGAGCGACTCATCCACCTACGAGCTGGATACCATCCAGCAGCACCAGGCCTTCCTGTCcag CCTCCATGCCAGCGTGCTGAGGACTGAGCCCTGCTCACGCCATTCCAGCAGCTCCACCATGCTGGATGGCACAGGTGCCCTGGGCAGGTTTGACTTTGAGATCACCGACCTCTTCCTCTTCGGGTGCCCGCTGGGGCTGGTCCTGGCCTTGAGGAAGACTGTCATCCCAGCCCTGGATG ttttCCAGCTGCGGCCGGCCTGCCAGCAAGTCTACAACCTCTTCCACCCCGCGGACCCGTCAGCTTCACGCCTGGAGCCGCTGCTGGAACGGCGCTTTCACGCCCTGCCGCCTTTCAGCGTCCCCCGCTACCAACGCTACCCGCTGGGGGATGGCTGCTCCACGCTGCTGG TCGAGACCGTGCAGAGAAACCCTGAGCTGGTCCTGGAGGGCGGCCCCCTGGCCCCTCTCCCCCACGGGGACGGCTTCCTGGAAACCAGTATGCCTGTTCCCGCGCCCACCTGGCAAGACGGGCCCCGCCCGGGCTGTGCCGAGT CGGATGTGCTCCAGACCCACAATGCAGCCTTCCAAGAGCATGGCGCCCCCTCCTCGCCGGGCACTGCCCCTGCCAGTCGTGGCTTCCGCCGAGCCAGTGAGATCAGCATCGCCAGCCAGGTGTCAGGCATGGCTGAGAGCTACACGGCATCCAGCATCGCCCAGA TCGCTGCAAAGTGGTGGGGCCAGAAGCGGATCGACTACGCCCTGTACTGCCCTGACGCCCTCACGGCCTTCCCCACGGTGGCTCTGCCTCACCTCTTCCACGCCAGCTACTGGGAGTCAACAGACGTGGTCTCCTTTCTGCTGAGACAG GTCATGAGGCATGACAACTCCAGCATCTTGGAGCTGGATGGCAAGGAAGTGTCGGTGTTCACCCCCTCAAAGCCAAGGGAGAAGTGGCAGCGCAAGCGGACCCACGTGAAGCTGCGG AACGTGACGGCCAACCACCGGATCAATGATGCCCTTGCCAATGAGGACGGCCCCCAGGTTCTGACGGGCAGGTTCATGTATGGGCCCCTGGACATGGTCACCCTGACTGGGGAGAAG GTGGATGTGCACATCATGACCCAGCCGCCCTCAGGCGAGTGGCTCTACCTGGATACGCTGGTGACCAACAACAGTGGGCGTGTCTCCTACACCATCCCTGAGTCGCACCGCCTGGGCGTGGGTGTCTACCCTATCAAGATGGTGGTCAG GGGAGACCACACGTTTGCCGACAGCTACATCACCGTGCTGCCCAAGGGCACAGAGTTCGTGGTCTTCAGCATCGACGGTTCCTTTGCCGCTAGCGTGTCCATCATGGGCAGCGACCCCAAGGTGCGGGCCGGGGCCGTGGACGTGGTGCG GCACTGGCAGGACCTGGGCTACCTCATCATCTACGTGACGGGCCGGCCCGACATGCAGAAGCAGCGGGTGGTGGCGTGGCTGGCCCAGCACAACTTCCCCCATGGCGTGGTGTCCTTCTGTGACGGCCTGGTGCATGACCCGCTGCGGCACAAGGCCAACTTCCTGAAGCTGCTCATCTCCGAG CTGCACCTGCGCGTGCACGCGGCCTATGGCTCCACCAAGGACGTGGCGGTGTACAGCGCCATTAGCCTGTCCCCCATGCAGATCTACATCGTGGGCCGGCCCACCAAGAAGCTGCAGCAGCAGTGCCAG TTCATCACGGATGGCTACGCGGCCCACCTGGCGCAGCTGAAGTACAGCCACCGGGCGCGGCCCGCTCGCAACACGGCCACCCGCATGGCGCTGCGCAAGGGCAGCTTCGGCCTGCCCGGCCAGGGCGACTTTCTGCGCTCCCGGAACCACCTGCTTCGCACCATCTCGGCCCAGCCCAGCGGGCCCAGCCACCGGCACGAGCGGACACAGAGCCAGGCGGATGGCGAGCAGCGGGGCCAGCGCAGCATGAGTGTGGCGGCCGGCTGCTGGGGCCGCGCCATGACTGGCCGCCTGGAGCCGGGGGCAGCCGCGGGCCCCAAGTAG